One window of the Falco biarmicus isolate bFalBia1 chromosome Z, bFalBia1.pri, whole genome shotgun sequence genome contains the following:
- the PHF24 gene encoding PHD finger protein 24, translating to MGVLMSRRQTVEKVQKVSLAVSAFKDGLREQPSTRQRTEAGATSRGTLEQAVQEGEEEALAGPSQPEESSTSKAAWERLRDGRGVEPEEFDRANRFTPPAFIRPKRELHDDELPHISLEQREQVLNDEMCEICEVWTAESLFPCRICSRVYHDGCLRRMGYLQNDSAVEMTETAHTETGWSCYYCDNLNLLLTEEEMYSLMETLQHCKIIPETCLTLDDFLHYKHLVHKQQFEQPMAEAQEEQAALQFSALDPDKKGHIEWHDFLSHESIQLLQKLRPQNALLRLLTVKERERARAAFLALDQDSDGFIREGECRRARHTWFRKHQKETPSCNVSISHVGPMSESSPASSGSSKSQKTPPATEQEEGRRVDWPSFLQENVAYILAARPNSSALHLQPPA from the exons ATGGGGGTGCTGATGTCCAGGCGGCAGACGGTGGAGAAGGTGCAGAAGGTCAGCTTGGCCGTGTCAGCCTTTAAAGACGGGCTGCGGGAGCAGCCATCAACACGGCAGCGGACAGAGGCAGGGGCCACAAGCCGAGGGACACTGGAGCAAGCagtgcaggagggagaggaggaggcacTGGCAGGACCTTCCCAGCCGGAGgagagcagcaccagcaaggCGGCCTGGGAACGGCTGCGGGATGGTCGGGGCGTGGAGCCAGAGGAGTTTGACCGGGCCAACAGGTTCACGCCACCCGCCTTCATCCGGCCCAAGCGGGAGCTGCACGATGATGAGCTCCCACACATCAGCCTGGAGCAAAGGGAGCAG GTCCTCAATGACGAGATGTGTGAGATCTGTGAGGTGTGGACGGCTGAGAGCCTCTTCCCCTGCCGCATCTGCAGCCGGGTGTACCACGACGGCTGCCTGCGCCGCATGGGCTACCTGCAGAACGACAGTGCTGTGGAAATGACGGAGACGGCACACACCGAGACAGGATGGAGCTGCTACTACTGC GACAACCTCAATCTCCTGCTGACAGAGGAAGAGATGTACAGCCTCATGGAgaccctgcagcactgcaagatCATTCCAG AGACCTGCCTGACCCTGGACGACTTTCTGCACTACAAACACCTCGTGCACAAGCAGCAGTTTGAGCAGCCCATGGCCGAGGCACAGGAGGAGCAGGCGGCCCTGCAGTTCTCTGCCCTGGACCCTGACAAGAAGGGGCACATCGAGTGGCACGACTTCCTCTCCCATGAGTCCATCCAGTTGCTGCAGAAACTACGGCCACAG AATGCCCTGCTGCGGCTGCTGACAGTCAAGGAGCGGGAGAGGGCACGAGCAGCCTTCTTGGCCCTGGACCAGGACAGCGATGGCTTCATCAGGGAAGGAGAGTGCCGCCGGGCCCGGCACACCTGGTTCCGAAAGCATCAAAAGGAGACACCATCCTGCAATGTCAG CATCAGCCATGTAGGGCCCATGTcggagagcagccctgccagcagcggcagcagcaagAGCCAGAAGACCCCGCCAGCCACggagcaggaggaaggcag